In the Deinococcus proteolyticus MRP genome, one interval contains:
- a CDS encoding DNA/RNA non-specific endonuclease has translation MRSSVLLLLTGTALLLAPSAQAQPAGCLTSPARLTDTYKGERLFSLCTADMQVRYSLTDRIPRLVAEVLTPAKLSGTVPREDNFRADDRLPLNARADINDYRGSGYDRGHLAPAADFKYSATAMDNSFLLSNIAPQEPTFNQQAWNGLEDATRACAKQTGSLTVLTGTLGKSGSLNGRNRVTIPSSFFKMWTDGNDYRLWVMPNIALGKLSGAQYGQYEVSIKDLQSFWPEFSVGLPLNASAPGKLCAGAIPLRRAQAPVQAQPAAAPRPAPVPTPKPAAQPAPAPRPRPATPAPAPSNVYYANCSAARAAGAAPLRRGQPGYRPAMDRDGDGVACE, from the coding sequence GTGCGCTCCTCTGTTCTCCTGCTTCTGACCGGCACAGCGCTGCTGCTGGCTCCTTCAGCCCAGGCCCAGCCTGCCGGCTGCCTGACCTCGCCGGCTCGCCTCACCGACACCTATAAGGGTGAGCGACTGTTCAGCCTCTGCACTGCTGATATGCAGGTCCGGTACTCCCTGACTGACCGCATCCCTCGCCTGGTCGCCGAAGTGCTCACGCCAGCGAAGTTAAGCGGTACTGTGCCCAGAGAAGACAACTTCAGAGCCGATGACCGTCTGCCCCTCAACGCCCGTGCCGATATAAACGACTACCGGGGCAGCGGGTATGACCGGGGCCACTTGGCGCCTGCAGCGGACTTCAAATACTCGGCTACCGCAATGGACAACTCCTTCCTGCTGAGCAACATTGCGCCCCAGGAACCCACTTTCAATCAGCAGGCCTGGAACGGCCTGGAGGACGCCACCCGTGCCTGTGCCAAGCAGACCGGCAGCCTGACCGTATTGACCGGCACCCTAGGGAAGTCGGGCAGCCTGAACGGCAGGAACCGGGTCACCATCCCCAGCAGCTTCTTCAAAATGTGGACTGATGGCAACGACTACAGGCTGTGGGTGATGCCCAACATCGCCCTGGGTAAGCTGAGTGGTGCCCAGTACGGCCAGTACGAGGTCAGCATCAAGGACCTGCAGAGTTTCTGGCCGGAGTTCTCCGTGGGCTTGCCGCTGAACGCCTCGGCGCCGGGCAAGCTCTGCGCTGGGGCGATCCCTCTGCGACGTGCTCAGGCACCGGTCCAGGCTCAGCCAGCTGCAGCGCCACGTCCGGCCCCTGTTCCAACTCCCAAACCTGCTGCCCAGCCGGCGCCTGCCCCCCGCCCGCGTCCTGCCACTCCTGCGCCGGCTCCCAGCAACGTCTACTACGCCAACTGCTCGGCGGCCCGTGCTGCTGGTGCGGCACCGCTGCGGCGTGGGCAGCCGGGATACCGTCCGGCCATGGATAGAGACGGGGACGGAGTGGCCTGCGAGTGA
- a CDS encoding CRISPR-associated protein Csx16, giving the protein MEKIVITRHQGLLEFLREEGLLDGSERVQAHASEEDVRGKHVIGVLPLHLAALAAQVTVVEMGHLPASERGRELSAEETRRWHSGIRTFRVTEV; this is encoded by the coding sequence GTGGAAAAAATCGTTATTACCCGGCACCAGGGCCTGCTGGAGTTTCTCCGCGAGGAGGGACTGCTGGACGGCTCTGAACGGGTGCAGGCGCACGCCTCGGAAGAGGATGTGCGCGGCAAGCACGTCATCGGCGTGCTGCCCCTGCACCTGGCCGCCCTGGCCGCGCAGGTCACCGTCGTCGAGATGGGACACTTGCCTGCCAGCGAGCGGGGCCGCGAACTGAGCGCCGAGGAAACCCGGCGCTGGCACAGCGGCATCAGAACCTTCCGGGTCACGGAAGTCTGA
- a CDS encoding lytic transglycosylase domain-containing protein — protein MKRFMMVLFAFALSTPAAAQMQRPQMQGPVPADACPLTERGRWEGGKRVVPDRYMRLVNLYSESEGIPRPLLFAQIWQESSFCQRAVSSAGAMGLMQLMPGTARELGVDPKDAHQNVAGGSRYLARLKRQFGSWEAALAAYNAGPGRVAEHGGQVPPIAETQHYVITIMSQVK, from the coding sequence ATGAAGCGATTCATGATGGTTCTGTTCGCATTCGCCCTCAGCACCCCCGCCGCTGCCCAGATGCAGCGTCCCCAGATGCAGGGTCCGGTCCCCGCCGACGCCTGCCCCCTCACCGAGCGGGGCCGCTGGGAAGGCGGGAAGCGGGTGGTGCCCGACCGCTACATGCGGCTGGTGAACCTCTACAGCGAGTCCGAGGGCATCCCCCGCCCGCTGCTGTTTGCCCAGATCTGGCAGGAGTCCTCGTTCTGCCAGCGGGCCGTGTCCAGCGCCGGGGCCATGGGGCTGATGCAGCTGATGCCCGGCACCGCCCGCGAGCTGGGCGTGGACCCCAAAGACGCCCACCAGAACGTGGCCGGGGGCAGCCGATATCTGGCGCGGCTCAAACGGCAGTTTGGCAGCTGGGAGGCGGCGCTGGCGGCCTACAACGCCGGGCCGGGCCGGGTGGCAGAGCACGGCGGGCAGGTGCCGCCGATTGCTGAAACCCAGCACTACGTCATCACCATCATGAGCCAGGTCAAGTGA
- a CDS encoding single-stranded DNA-binding protein, which translates to MNKVTLIGTITRSPEFRNNNGLDILEMTVGGERREGDKSFPFYGRVNVLGKRVASIQSAGLAQGDAVLVEGTLEQNSWETEGGEKRSALRIKGMNVQKLSGNFETEQDQSGGLRMKGGRNLVQLSGHLGQDAEVRQTDKGAVADLRLAVTESWTDKDGERQEKTHWVTVTVWRELAERAESMRKGTPVYIEGALVNDSWTDKEGNKRNTQKVEACDLQVLQRFSKPADSKPSGSARPEVVRSAASQGAEGAAPSDEDMPF; encoded by the coding sequence ATGAACAAAGTAACTCTCATTGGAACCATCACCCGCAGCCCCGAATTCCGCAATAACAACGGCCTGGACATCCTGGAGATGACCGTGGGCGGTGAGCGCCGCGAAGGAGACAAGAGCTTCCCCTTCTACGGCCGCGTCAACGTGCTGGGCAAGCGCGTGGCCAGCATCCAGAGCGCCGGCCTGGCACAGGGTGACGCGGTGCTGGTCGAAGGCACCCTGGAACAGAACTCCTGGGAAACCGAGGGCGGCGAAAAGCGCTCGGCCCTGAGAATCAAGGGCATGAACGTCCAGAAACTCAGCGGCAACTTCGAAACCGAGCAGGACCAGAGCGGCGGCCTGCGGATGAAAGGCGGGCGCAACCTGGTGCAGCTGAGCGGCCACCTGGGCCAGGACGCCGAAGTGCGCCAGACCGACAAGGGCGCGGTCGCCGACCTGCGCCTGGCCGTCACCGAGTCCTGGACGGACAAGGACGGTGAGCGTCAGGAAAAGACCCACTGGGTGACCGTCACCGTGTGGCGCGAGCTGGCCGAGCGGGCTGAAAGCATGCGCAAAGGAACCCCCGTCTACATCGAGGGCGCGCTGGTGAACGACTCCTGGACCGACAAGGAAGGCAACAAGCGCAACACCCAGAAGGTGGAGGCCTGTGACCTGCAGGTGCTGCAGCGCTTCAGCAAGCCTGCTGACAGCAAGCCCAGCGGCAGCGCGAGGCCGGAAGTGGTGCGGAGCGCAGCCAGCCAGGGTGCAGAAGGCGCAGCGCCCAGCGACGAAGACATGCCGTTCTGA
- a CDS encoding RES family NAD+ phosphorylase produces the protein MKSAKNLRRALKGCQPSTLKATLYRYVNLDYLPTLTSAIGGLRADNRYTAKGLAEVYYAASAPDLAMLEATRQHQREFTTPAFPSHAIMPLEVRLNRVLDLTDDSHYSALGTSFMELTGDWRTTQQLGQRVITQELGAIAYDLGFVAIRYPSAYRGNEWNAALFPDLMDDDNQIRLIVPEHVQTTMEFLTTLELVQTDQVTMNLKFGSVAVTLSPVPVPPPDTAPGEAGP, from the coding sequence ATGAAGTCGGCCAAAAATTTGCGCCGCGCCTTGAAGGGTTGCCAGCCGAGTACGCTGAAGGCAACCCTTTACCGTTATGTCAACCTGGACTACCTGCCCACCCTGACGAGCGCCATCGGTGGGCTGCGGGCGGATAACCGCTATACCGCAAAGGGACTGGCCGAGGTGTACTACGCAGCGTCCGCTCCCGACCTGGCCATGCTGGAGGCCACCCGGCAACATCAGCGCGAGTTCACCACGCCAGCCTTTCCCAGCCACGCCATCATGCCGCTGGAGGTGAGACTGAACCGGGTGCTGGACCTCACCGACGACAGCCATTATTCCGCGTTGGGCACCAGCTTTATGGAGCTTACCGGAGACTGGCGCACCACCCAGCAGCTTGGTCAGCGGGTCATCACTCAGGAACTCGGGGCCATTGCGTATGACCTCGGCTTCGTGGCCATCCGCTATCCCAGTGCCTACCGGGGCAACGAGTGGAATGCGGCGCTGTTTCCGGACCTGATGGACGACGACAACCAGATTCGCCTGATTGTCCCGGAGCACGTGCAAACAACCATGGAATTCCTGACCACTCTGGAGTTGGTTCAGACCGACCAGGTCACCATGAACCTGAAGTTCGGCAGCGTCGCTGTCACCCTCAGTCCAGTCCCTGTCCCTCCCCCGGACACAGCACCGGGGGAAGCAGGCCCATGA
- a CDS encoding DUF4326 domain-containing protein, with the protein MSNIKIVNVRHWKGEEGWSGIYCGRGRAPHGMEAAGLGNPLKVGQGYTQGEAAAAYLPHLRKRCRTDTHERRTVLALARRYHAGENLALACWCSPKPCHCEAIQADVVGFAGRM; encoded by the coding sequence ATGTCAAACATCAAAATCGTGAATGTACGGCACTGGAAGGGCGAAGAGGGCTGGAGCGGCATCTACTGCGGACGGGGCCGCGCCCCGCACGGCATGGAAGCCGCAGGACTGGGCAATCCGCTCAAAGTCGGCCAGGGCTACACCCAGGGAGAAGCGGCGGCAGCGTACCTGCCCCACTTGCGGAAACGCTGCCGCACGGACACCCACGAGCGGCGCACCGTGCTCGCGCTGGCACGGCGGTACCACGCAGGCGAGAACTTGGCGCTGGCCTGCTGGTGCAGCCCAAAACCGTGCCACTGTGAGGCCATCCAGGCGGACGTGGTGGGGTTCGCTGGCCGGATGTAG
- a CDS encoding single-stranded DNA-binding protein, whose amino-acid sequence MTQHQTPTQTATNARHTNYDMNQGMISGCVIRTQQHGEDVVTLTLGGITKRPGSKDVKFFEQVKLFGKAAKAALSLEVGEAVLVNNARIEQERWVDKDSGQNRSKLIARGLSFTRLQGAQAMQDEQGRLLLLDAMNEFHISGRLLKDPETRSTQYGPVTEFTVASNRTGSQGEQEGHLIKCEMWGENAIARSGKQGGGVTVSILLKTDRSVIQGQPRYFTKGEARTAVVAL is encoded by the coding sequence ATGACCCAGCACCAGACCCCGACCCAGACCGCCACCAACGCCCGCCACACGAACTATGACATGAACCAGGGAATGATCTCTGGGTGCGTGATTCGCACTCAGCAACATGGCGAGGACGTCGTCACCCTGACCCTGGGCGGCATCACCAAGCGCCCCGGCTCGAAGGACGTCAAGTTCTTCGAGCAGGTCAAACTGTTCGGCAAAGCCGCGAAAGCCGCCCTGAGCCTGGAGGTCGGCGAAGCCGTGCTCGTGAACAACGCCCGCATCGAGCAGGAACGGTGGGTGGACAAGGACAGCGGCCAGAACCGCAGCAAACTCATTGCCCGTGGCCTGAGCTTCACGCGGCTGCAGGGCGCACAGGCCATGCAGGACGAACAAGGCCGCCTGCTTCTGCTCGACGCCATGAACGAGTTCCACATTTCAGGCCGGTTGCTCAAGGACCCGGAGACGCGTTCCACCCAGTACGGTCCCGTCACCGAGTTCACTGTCGCCAGCAACCGCACCGGAAGCCAGGGGGAACAAGAAGGCCACCTCATCAAGTGCGAAATGTGGGGCGAGAACGCCATTGCCCGCTCGGGCAAGCAGGGCGGGGGCGTCACGGTCAGCATCCTGCTCAAGACCGACCGCTCCGTGATTCAGGGCCAACCCCGTTACTTCACCAAGGGCGAAGCCCGCACCGCGGTGGTGGCCCTGTGA